A genomic region of Methanobacterium sp. contains the following coding sequences:
- the nucS gene encoding endonuclease NucS — translation MKLVEEKNPDTQRVLEIINEGLSKRAVITIMASCRVYYDGRAVSRLELGDRIILIKSDGSFIIHQDRNLEPVNWQPPKTKVTVDTYQGMVKIRGIRRSPSESLEVEILQTHLVSYFIGEDVESLELAGYEANMGDLIFKDPEVIEKGFRPTSREYHTPQGFIDILGKDNQGNITILELKSRKAGVNAVKQLRRYVDCFSDHKDAVRGVLVAPSITDDARELLEEQKMEFKELEPPRELGTDKVVTLEKFFGRSSS, via the coding sequence ATGAAACTGGTGGAAGAAAAAAACCCGGACACCCAACGGGTACTGGAGATTATTAATGAAGGATTATCAAAAAGAGCGGTTATCACTATCATGGCTTCCTGCCGTGTTTATTACGATGGAAGGGCTGTGAGCCGCCTGGAATTAGGAGACAGGATCATTCTTATTAAATCAGATGGCTCATTCATAATCCACCAGGACCGAAACCTGGAACCAGTAAACTGGCAACCACCCAAAACTAAAGTCACTGTGGACACCTATCAGGGGATGGTTAAAATAAGGGGTATCAGGAGAAGCCCCTCTGAATCACTGGAGGTTGAAATCCTTCAAACCCACCTTGTATCATATTTCATAGGTGAAGATGTGGAAAGCCTTGAACTAGCCGGTTATGAGGCAAATATGGGAGACCTTATATTCAAAGACCCGGAAGTTATTGAAAAAGGGTTCCGCCCCACGTCTCGTGAATACCACACTCCCCAGGGATTTATCGACATACTGGGGAAGGATAACCAGGGAAATATCACTATCCTTGAATTGAAAAGTAGGAAAGCAGGTGTTAATGCAGTTAAACAGTTAAGAAGGTACGTTGATTGTTTCAGCGACCATAAAGACGCGGTTAGGGGGGTGTTGGTTGCTCCTTCCATCACGGATGATGCTCGGGAGTTACTGGAAGAACAGAAAATGGAATTCAAGGAACTGGAACCTCCACGGGAACTGGGAACTGATAAGGTAGTCACCCTGGAAAAGTTCTTTGGAAGAAGCAGTTCCTGA
- a CDS encoding DUF2769 domain-containing protein — translation MLICSRGRSTCEFVKWGCKCVRCPVAMEYNLVGLFYCEKGGRIQVKDIY, via the coding sequence ATATTAATTTGTTCAAGAGGTCGTTCCACTTGTGAATTTGTAAAATGGGGATGTAAATGTGTAAGATGCCCCGTTGCAATGGAATACAATTTAGTTGGATTATTTTACTGTGAAAAAGGGGGCAGAATCCAAGTAAAAGATATTTATTGA
- a CDS encoding cell surface protein yields the protein MKRKAKARSFKALLLIAILFFGYSSASAAQWEVGSGATYATIQSAIDNVNTLDDDVINVHSGTYAEDVIINKKLTIKANTGDDVELQSTNTGFTVVNDSSGDGSGSTIEGFKITNSDNGTGVNVSADNCTVKNNDINGGKTGIAVSGGNTTVMDNIISGQSETGILGNLSRGFFTVSGNFISYIIGGELANGITVSINGSLTDFNVAGNTLSNIRAIGAGSSVFGIQVGKSKGADGNPEMANVTSLVVSKNIITNISATGAIMGLELITSSINALISGNILSELNASFGSSVYALEAAIIGNGTVLVSGNTISQITADEQAVGIVTVALGELVMENNRIADISNAKAAVGMLGLGLFKNATLTNNIVSNITSPSIAAGIVGTALAHLNMLHNTVIGVNGANDVYLVAAGFNTTTVTGNNLEGDGSGTGIVICSPNGTINYNRIANFEYYIQNFKFSSFGPSIDEMLKPIDDAIKNHPELEPILKPIRDDLDKLFHSLENSNTTATYNWYGTNSPDAAKFFEGNGTINYTPWLVLNINASPSTINAGENSIITADVYQDSAGGDHSADAAMFFSGPNVTFTTNLGNVGSKSVTAPWINGLATAILRADEGPGIATVTAADYQTVPTRVTILGASKISTAVVNAQTIGMQNTGIPLAGIVLAILMVLGGFISTKKK from the coding sequence ACGCTGAAGATGTTATAATAAATAAAAAGCTGACCATAAAAGCCAATACCGGTGATGATGTAGAATTACAATCCACAAATACGGGATTTACAGTAGTAAATGATAGTAGTGGGGATGGTAGTGGAAGTACTATAGAGGGTTTTAAAATAACTAATTCTGATAATGGAACAGGGGTAAATGTCAGTGCAGACAATTGTACTGTGAAAAATAATGATATTAATGGGGGGAAAACAGGAATTGCAGTTTCTGGTGGGAACACTACAGTTATGGATAATATTATTTCTGGCCAATCAGAAACTGGTATTCTGGGAAACCTTTCCAGAGGTTTCTTCACAGTTTCTGGAAACTTCATATCCTACATAATTGGTGGGGAGTTAGCAAATGGTATTACAGTTTCAATTAACGGGAGTTTAACTGATTTTAATGTTGCTGGAAACACCCTATCCAACATCCGTGCAATTGGTGCTGGTAGTAGTGTTTTTGGAATACAAGTGGGCAAGAGTAAAGGTGCTGATGGAAATCCAGAAATGGCCAATGTCACCAGTTTAGTGGTATCAAAAAATATAATTACTAATATCAGCGCCACCGGCGCTATTATGGGATTGGAATTAATAACCAGCAGCATTAATGCTCTGATTTCTGGGAATATCTTATCTGAACTTAATGCAAGTTTTGGCAGCTCAGTTTATGCGCTTGAAGCTGCTATAATTGGAAACGGGACTGTACTGGTTTCTGGAAATACAATATCCCAAATAACTGCAGATGAACAGGCAGTGGGAATTGTTACTGTGGCTTTAGGTGAACTGGTAATGGAGAATAACAGGATTGCCGATATCAGTAATGCCAAGGCAGCAGTGGGAATGTTGGGTCTGGGATTATTCAAAAATGCAACTTTAACCAATAACATTGTTTCTAATATTACATCACCCAGTATAGCCGCTGGAATTGTAGGCACTGCCCTGGCACATCTTAATATGTTACATAATACAGTAATCGGAGTAAACGGAGCTAATGATGTGTATTTGGTAGCTGCTGGTTTTAACACCACCACAGTTACGGGAAACAACCTGGAAGGGGATGGTTCAGGAACTGGTATTGTAATATGTTCACCCAATGGAACAATTAACTACAATCGGATTGCAAACTTTGAATATTACATTCAGAACTTTAAATTCTCATCATTCGGACCGAGTATCGATGAAATGCTTAAGCCCATTGATGATGCCATTAAAAACCATCCTGAACTGGAACCAATCCTAAAACCCATCCGTGATGATCTGGATAAACTATTCCACTCTCTGGAAAACAGCAACACCACTGCCACCTACAACTGGTATGGTACCAATTCACCTGATGCTGCTAAATTCTTCGAAGGAAACGGAACTATAAACTATACTCCATGGCTGGTTTTGAATATTAATGCCAGCCCCTCCACCATTAATGCCGGTGAAAATTCTATCATTACCGCTGATGTTTACCAGGATTCAGCTGGTGGTGATCACAGTGCCGATGCAGCCATGTTCTTCAGCGGCCCCAATGTAACATTTACCACCAACCTGGGAAATGTGGGAAGTAAATCTGTGACAGCCCCATGGATTAATGGCCTTGCTACTGCAATTTTAAGAGCTGATGAAGGTCCTGGTATCGCCACAGTGACAGCAGCAGATTACCAAACAGTGCCGACCCGGGTAACTATCCTGGGCGCGTCAAAAATATCCACAGCTGTGGTAAATGCACAAACCATAGGAATGCAAAACACAGGAATACCACTGGCAGGAATAGTACTAGCAATTCTAATGGTACTCGGCGGATTTATAAGCACCAAGAAAAAATAA
- a CDS encoding cobalamin-dependent protein, which translates to MTVFEEESEPFFELAKNFRDALLNVQRDEASRMILKAVEEGMDIKDIYIHVFESSQHEIGRLWQNNKITVAQEHFCTAATQMIMSQLYPYIFSTNKNGHRLVAACAAGEMHEMGVRMVADIFEMQGWDTYYLGANTPNESIIQTISDLKPDIIAISASIHYNIAAVKDLIKLIRKNKDISNTNIIVGGRPFLLSPELWKKIGADGCPPNAIEALSLADELISSKQMVEDSHVH; encoded by the coding sequence ATGACTGTATTTGAAGAGGAATCTGAACCCTTCTTTGAGTTGGCGAAAAATTTTAGGGATGCTTTGCTAAATGTTCAGCGAGATGAAGCAAGCAGGATGATACTCAAAGCTGTGGAGGAAGGTATGGATATTAAAGATATTTATATCCATGTTTTCGAATCATCACAGCATGAAATTGGTCGCCTGTGGCAGAACAATAAGATAACCGTGGCCCAGGAGCACTTCTGTACTGCGGCAACCCAGATGATCATGTCACAACTCTATCCTTACATCTTTAGTACTAATAAAAATGGCCACCGTCTGGTTGCAGCATGTGCTGCTGGAGAAATGCATGAAATGGGGGTGCGAATGGTGGCAGATATATTTGAAATGCAAGGATGGGACACCTACTACTTAGGGGCTAACACCCCCAATGAAAGTATAATACAAACCATAAGTGATCTAAAACCCGATATAATTGCTATATCCGCATCTATTCATTATAACATAGCCGCGGTGAAGGATTTAATAAAATTAATTAGAAAAAATAAGGATATATCTAATACTAATATTATAGTGGGGGGCAGACCATTCCTCCTGTCCCCGGAACTATGGAAGAAGATAGGAGCCGATGGATGCCCACCAAATGCAATAGAAGCACTTTCCCTTGCTGATGAATTGATTTCCTCTAAACAAATGGTGGAGGACTCCCATGTCCACTAA
- a CDS encoding MoxR family ATPase, translated as MVEGPPGTGKTELAKAMARALGRDFFRVQCYEGITFEQMVGEWNYQKQLLHLEMSRLKEPDKDVFSEEFFIKRPLLQAFINPNPAVMLIDEIDKADEEVESFLLQALGEKEITVNDLGTFTLKNDLLVVLTSNSQRMLLDETRDRCLFLYIDYPTLEREIEIVKSLVPDAPHELVEKVVGLIQSIRKLDLVKIPSIRATVDWVRTLLATGDRDASDESLEKTVRVVLKSEEDRKKVDTRIFK; from the coding sequence CTGGTAGAGGGACCTCCTGGAACCGGGAAAACAGAGCTTGCTAAAGCCATGGCACGGGCCCTGGGGAGGGATTTTTTCAGAGTGCAGTGTTATGAAGGAATAACCTTTGAACAGATGGTGGGGGAGTGGAATTACCAGAAACAATTGTTGCACCTGGAGATGTCCCGCCTGAAAGAACCAGATAAGGATGTATTTAGTGAGGAGTTCTTCATTAAAAGACCATTACTCCAGGCATTCATTAATCCTAATCCAGCGGTAATGCTCATTGATGAAATTGACAAGGCAGATGAAGAGGTGGAAAGCTTCTTACTCCAGGCTCTGGGAGAAAAAGAAATCACCGTAAATGATCTGGGAACATTCACCCTTAAAAACGATCTTCTGGTAGTTTTAACCTCCAATTCACAGAGAATGTTACTGGATGAAACCCGGGATCGGTGCCTTTTCCTCTATATTGATTACCCCACCTTAGAAAGAGAAATTGAGATCGTTAAGTCACTGGTTCCCGATGCACCCCATGAACTGGTGGAGAAGGTGGTGGGACTTATCCAGAGTATAAGGAAACTGGACTTGGTGAAAATACCATCAATCAGGGCTACCGTTGACTGGGTTCGAACGCTCCTGGCCACTGGAGATAGGGATGCCAGTGATGAGTCCCTAGAAAAAACTGTTCGAGTGGTTTTAAAGTCAGAAGAAGACCGGAAAAAAGTTGATACCAGGATATTCAAATAA
- a CDS encoding sensor histidine kinase: MVQSTVEAFGMSCDFEGEIIEILYDNLGVVNGDKIGKPFSDLLDGGSTGKTFDFIKKIQNEDAVYNWEFNLICEGELTPINVSGFLVDHKILIFGGRSIETVQLMDEMTRINNEQTNKLRGVMKYFAAYLREQESKENQIYAELGRLNNELTNAQRELTKKNIQLTKLNQQKEMLIKEVHHRVKNNLMIISSLLNLQSNYLKDEESKEIFKESQNRAKSMALIHERLYRSIDLKNIDFKEYITTLANDLYRTYVKDPSRVSLQMIIEDVNIDINSAIPLGLILNELITNSMKHAFPDGRKGTVSISFEEKDDEFILKVSDDGIGFPSDLDYTKTNSLGMQLVTSLTSQINGKIELDRDHGTKFTLTFKELGL, encoded by the coding sequence ATGGTTCAAAGTACGGTGGAAGCCTTTGGAATGTCTTGTGATTTTGAAGGGGAAATTATTGAAATCTTGTATGATAACTTGGGAGTTGTAAACGGTGATAAAATCGGAAAACCATTTTCCGATCTCCTGGATGGGGGAAGCACTGGCAAAACTTTTGATTTTATAAAAAAAATCCAAAATGAAGATGCTGTTTATAATTGGGAATTTAATTTGATTTGTGAGGGCGAATTAACACCTATTAATGTTTCTGGATTCTTAGTTGACCATAAAATACTCATTTTTGGGGGAAGATCCATTGAAACCGTTCAATTAATGGATGAAATGACTAGAATCAACAATGAACAAACCAACAAACTCCGGGGGGTTATGAAATATTTCGCTGCCTATCTCCGTGAACAGGAATCTAAAGAAAATCAAATATATGCGGAGCTGGGACGTCTTAACAATGAGCTCACCAATGCACAGCGGGAGTTAACTAAAAAGAACATTCAACTTACCAAGTTAAACCAGCAGAAAGAAATGCTCATTAAGGAAGTACACCACCGGGTTAAGAATAATTTAATGATCATCTCCAGCCTGTTAAACCTTCAGTCAAATTACCTGAAAGACGAAGAATCAAAAGAAATCTTCAAAGAAAGCCAGAATCGTGCTAAATCCATGGCTTTAATTCATGAACGCCTTTACCGTTCTATAGATCTAAAAAATATCGACTTCAAGGAATATATAACTACCTTGGCTAATGATCTATACAGGACCTATGTGAAGGATCCAAGCCGAGTCAGTTTACAGATGATCATTGAAGATGTTAATATTGATATTAACTCAGCAATCCCCCTTGGCTTAATCTTAAATGAGTTGATCACCAATTCAATGAAACACGCATTTCCCGATGGCAGAAAAGGTACTGTTTCAATATCCTTTGAGGAAAAGGATGATGAATTCATTTTAAAGGTGAGTGATGATGGAATTGGATTCCCATCTGATCTGGATTATACCAAAACTAATTCACTGGGCATGCAACTGGTAACCAGTTTAACCAGCCAGATAAATGGAAAAATAGAACTGGATAGGGATCATGGAACTAAATTTACATTAACTTTTAAAGAATTGGGCTTATAA
- a CDS encoding TRAM domain-containing protein: MFGSSNDRGNSSPINEGGEYDVKIEDTGRDGDGIARIEGFVVFVSGAKEGEEVRIRINSVRRNFAFAEVVD, encoded by the coding sequence ATGTTCGGAAGTAGTAATGATAGAGGAAATTCGTCTCCTATTAATGAAGGCGGAGAATACGATGTGAAGATTGAAGATACTGGTAGGGACGGAGACGGAATTGCCCGTATTGAAGGTTTTGTGGTTTTTGTTTCAGGTGCAAAAGAAGGAGAAGAAGTTAGAATCAGAATTAATTCTGTTCGAAGAAACTTCGCCTTTGCTGAAGTAGTAGACTAA
- a CDS encoding PAS domain S-box protein, with the protein MPDHLDSGEDLSIYKTIFQTSLDAMLLTNSDGSILVANHTAEEMFGMNQDEIIAAGRDGLLIQDESLQSAIKERAEKGRVKAELIFKRKDGSLFKGEVTSTLFRDEDRTLKSNIIIRDISGRQKSEESLQESERKWRTLFEALPVGVSVLDKDRNVIYDNPALEKILGLSKNDLMAKKFVNRKYIYSDRKELSFDEIPSNKAFNEKKLVQEEIGVIKEDNSIIWTMVSATPLSFSDWSVLIVTSDITSRKNVEEDLKRHAALLDVSYEAIFSWNFEEGILSWNQGAETLYGYNKKESIGFNSQDLLKTEFPLEFNEFLEKLKKDKIWSGELIHTRKDGKKIIVESRLQLIEENSGKTIVIETNHDITGRKKSEIKLKETLENLEDMVEERTRELLLANDYNRNLIETSLDPLVTIGPDGTITDVNLATEKVTGYMREELVGTDFAYYFTNPQDAKEGYQHVFKEGTVKDYPLEIKNKDGNLTPVLYNASVYTDEFGEVIGVFAAARDITERKKAEKNLKEYWESLEEQVKQRTEELAKSNADLKQFAYVASHDLREPLRMITTFLQLLERRYKSQLDDDAREFIDFAVDGAKRLDKMIIDLLEYSRIANKEMMFSEVDFEEVMDQVNLNLNVIIYENNAEITHDYLPKNVMADENQMIILFQNLIGNAIKYRSNEKPKIHISAQKERNFFIFKVKDNGIGMDSKYLERIFTIFQRLHTHNEYEGSGIGLSIAQRIVHQHGGEIWVESEPGKGSTFFFTIKI; encoded by the coding sequence ATGCCTGATCATTTAGATTCTGGGGAAGATTTGAGTATTTACAAGACTATTTTTCAAACTAGTTTAGATGCCATGTTACTTACTAATTCTGATGGTTCTATTCTTGTTGCCAACCATACAGCTGAAGAAATGTTTGGTATGAATCAAGATGAAATAATAGCTGCCGGGAGAGATGGTTTACTTATTCAAGACGAATCTTTACAGTCTGCAATCAAAGAAAGAGCTGAAAAAGGTAGGGTAAAAGCAGAGTTAATCTTCAAACGGAAAGATGGATCTCTTTTTAAGGGGGAAGTGACTTCTACACTTTTCAGAGATGAAGATAGGACTTTAAAGTCAAACATCATTATTAGAGATATTTCTGGCCGTCAAAAATCTGAAGAATCTCTTCAAGAAAGTGAACGAAAATGGAGAACACTATTTGAAGCTCTGCCGGTAGGTGTTTCGGTTCTTGATAAAGATAGAAATGTTATTTATGATAATCCTGCATTAGAAAAAATTTTGGGATTATCCAAAAATGATTTAATGGCAAAAAAATTTGTGAACAGGAAATATATTTATTCTGATAGGAAAGAATTATCATTTGATGAGATTCCCAGTAACAAAGCTTTTAATGAGAAGAAACTAGTTCAAGAAGAAATTGGAGTAATAAAAGAAGATAATTCAATTATTTGGACTATGGTAAGTGCAACTCCCCTCTCATTTTCTGATTGGAGTGTTTTAATAGTTACTTCGGATATTACCTCACGTAAAAATGTTGAAGAAGATTTAAAAAGGCACGCAGCTTTATTAGATGTTTCTTATGAAGCTATTTTCTCTTGGAATTTTGAAGAGGGGATATTATCATGGAATCAGGGTGCTGAAACGTTATACGGATATAATAAAAAAGAATCTATTGGTTTCAACAGCCAGGATTTACTTAAAACCGAATTTCCCCTGGAATTTAATGAATTCCTGGAAAAGCTAAAAAAGGATAAAATATGGTCCGGTGAATTAATCCATACGCGGAAAGATGGCAAAAAAATCATCGTTGAAAGCCGTTTACAGTTAATAGAAGAGAATTCTGGGAAAACAATTGTTATTGAAACAAATCATGATATTACTGGCCGCAAAAAATCAGAAATTAAACTAAAAGAAACATTGGAGAATCTTGAGGATATGGTTGAAGAACGCACCAGAGAACTGTTGTTAGCCAATGATTATAACCGTAATCTGATTGAGACATCATTAGATCCTTTAGTAACCATCGGACCGGATGGTACCATCACTGACGTAAATTTAGCTACAGAAAAAGTAACTGGATATATGCGTGAAGAACTGGTAGGCACTGATTTTGCATATTACTTCACTAATCCTCAAGATGCTAAGGAAGGATATCAACATGTTTTCAAAGAAGGGACTGTAAAGGATTATCCATTAGAGATCAAAAATAAGGATGGTAATTTAACTCCGGTTTTATATAATGCTTCAGTGTATACGGATGAGTTTGGTGAAGTTATTGGGGTTTTTGCTGCTGCACGCGACATCACCGAACGTAAAAAGGCAGAAAAAAACCTCAAGGAATATTGGGAAAGTCTTGAAGAACAAGTTAAACAGCGAACAGAAGAACTTGCAAAATCCAATGCTGATCTAAAACAGTTTGCTTACGTAGCTTCTCATGACCTAAGAGAGCCTTTAAGAATGATTACTACGTTTTTACAGCTATTAGAGCGACGTTATAAAAGTCAGTTAGATGATGATGCCCGAGAGTTCATAGATTTTGCTGTGGATGGTGCTAAACGTCTGGACAAAATGATTATTGATCTGTTGGAATATTCTAGAATAGCCAACAAAGAAATGATGTTCAGTGAAGTTGACTTTGAAGAAGTAATGGATCAGGTTAATTTAAATCTCAACGTCATAATTTATGAGAATAATGCAGAAATAACCCATGACTATTTACCCAAAAATGTCATGGCTGATGAGAATCAGATGATTATACTATTCCAGAATCTCATTGGTAATGCTATCAAGTATCGAAGCAATGAAAAACCAAAAATCCATATATCCGCTCAGAAGGAGCGAAATTTTTTTATTTTTAAGGTGAAAGATAATGGAATAGGTATGGATTCTAAATATCTAGAACGCATTTTCACCATTTTTCAGAGATTACACACTCATAATGAGTATGAAGGTTCTGGAATTGGTTTGTCTATTGCCCAGAGAATTGTGCATCAGCATGGTGGTGAAATCTGGGTTGAATCAGAACCTGGAAAAGGTAGTACATTCTTTTTTACCATTAAGATTTGA
- a CDS encoding DUF488 domain-containing protein — MIRIKRAYEEVKESDGFRILIDRLWPRGVSKEKLKIDLWLKEIAPSSELRKSFGHDPNRWEEFQSKYRDELKEKSELLIQIKKLEEKLGNISLIYSAKDEKHDNAVVLLELLNN; from the coding sequence ATGATCCGAATAAAAAGAGCTTATGAAGAAGTTAAGGAAAGTGATGGCTTTAGAATATTAATTGACCGTTTGTGGCCTCGTGGAGTGAGTAAGGAAAAACTGAAAATAGACCTATGGCTAAAGGAAATTGCTCCATCAAGTGAACTTCGTAAATCATTTGGACATGATCCTAACAGGTGGGAAGAATTCCAGTCTAAATACAGGGATGAACTAAAAGAAAAAAGTGAATTATTAATTCAGATCAAAAAATTAGAAGAAAAATTGGGGAATATATCTCTTATTTACTCAGCCAAGGATGAAAAACATGACAATGCTGTGGTTTTATTAGAATTACTTAATAATTAG
- a CDS encoding VWA domain-containing protein translates to MDKIVTFSGLLREKGIPVSIRSTHTGAEVSKLINEDDPLFREALAAVYVKEQKQRESFNQIFDEFFGGVTADTDEDGADGTSPSPKKNVWSTKKSQKWTIHHQEDNNKDSKAHEISSDEFNYHPPVDDYKKTPDESELLSRDINTLTSFEPELFLLCQKMGKKIAMVRSRRQRQARIMRPDIRRTIRKNLQNGGALIDLVKSKPRMNKNHHFFLNDVSGSCDWISNWFFCLIYAAQNSFRRVRVFDFDHRTVETTSAMTEPSMMDAFIKVRDIRQKKLMIHGTSNMYQAFESFLDSVQLNRRSTLMILTDCRDWAGPKVDGIPQSAHLVEKMSRKCRKVMVFNPEDPKKWDVVDSCVSHYRDAGATIHEVRNLNQLADLVKDI, encoded by the coding sequence ATGGATAAAATTGTAACCTTCTCAGGTTTACTGAGGGAAAAGGGGATCCCAGTTAGTATCAGAAGTACTCATACGGGTGCGGAAGTTTCTAAGCTAATTAATGAGGATGATCCTCTTTTTAGGGAAGCCTTGGCAGCAGTATATGTCAAAGAACAGAAACAGAGGGAATCATTTAACCAGATTTTTGATGAGTTCTTTGGAGGGGTTACTGCCGACACAGATGAGGATGGAGCTGATGGAACATCCCCATCACCAAAAAAGAATGTATGGTCCACTAAAAAATCCCAGAAATGGACAATACATCATCAGGAAGATAATAATAAGGATTCTAAGGCACATGAAATAAGTTCTGATGAATTTAATTATCATCCTCCCGTTGATGATTACAAAAAAACACCAGATGAATCAGAACTTCTCAGTAGGGATATTAACACCCTGACTTCCTTTGAACCGGAACTTTTCCTGTTATGTCAGAAGATGGGTAAAAAAATCGCCATGGTCCGTAGCAGACGCCAGCGCCAGGCTCGCATTATGCGTCCGGACATCAGACGTACCATCCGTAAAAATCTTCAAAATGGCGGGGCACTCATTGATCTGGTTAAAAGCAAGCCCCGTATGAATAAGAACCATCACTTCTTCCTGAATGATGTAAGTGGTTCCTGTGACTGGATCAGTAACTGGTTTTTCTGTCTCATTTACGCTGCCCAGAACTCTTTCAGAAGAGTGAGAGTGTTTGACTTTGACCACAGGACTGTGGAAACCACCAGTGCCATGACAGAACCCAGTATGATGGATGCTTTTATCAAAGTACGTGATATCAGGCAGAAAAAACTGATGATTCATGGGACCAGTAACATGTACCAGGCCTTCGAATCATTCCTGGACAGTGTCCAGCTCAACCGCCGCTCCACCCTGATGATTCTCACTGATTGCCGGGACTGGGCCGGTCCCAAGGTTGATGGCATACCCCAGAGTGCCCACTTGGTGGAAAAAATGAGTCGTAAATGCAGGAAGGTGATGGTGTTTAATCCTGAGGATCCTAAAAAATGGGATGTTGTGGATAGCTGTGTTTCCCATTACCGTGATGCAGGAGCCACCATCCATGAGGTGCGGAATCTTAATCAACTAGCAGATCTAGTGAAGGATATTTAG